The genomic stretch GAGAGCAGCCCATGCCTTAGGTTTATCTAGTTCACAAATCATGTGGCGTCACATTCTTCCTAATAGTTTGACGCCTGTGATTACTTTTTTACCATTTAGGATGAGCGCCGCCATTTTGGCTTTAACCAGTTTGGATTTTTTGGGGTTAGGTGTTCCACCCGATAAAGCAAGTCTGGGAGAGTTGCTGTCTCAGGGGAAGGCTAACTTGGATGCATGGTGGATTTCATTGGCCACTTTTTTGGTGCTGGCGGGAACTTTGATGCTGCTCACTTTTATGGGAGATGCCTTGAGAGATGCATTTGACACAAGAAGGGCTCATCAAAATTTAGGCAAGGAAGCCTGATGAGTAGATCTTTAATTACTATTAAAAATCTGACGATTCGTTTTGGACGGAAAACAGTTGTTAATGATTTCAGCTTGGATATCGCTGAAGGAGAACGCCTAGCGATCGTAGGTGAATCTGGATCTGGAAAGACATTAACCGGTTTATCTCTCATAGGTTTATTGCCTGAGTCCGCGGCAGTGAGCGGCGCTATTGAGATGGATGGTCGTCAGGGTGTTCGCAATCTTCTTAAGTTATCGCCAACAGAGTTGCGGTCTATTCGTGGCAAAGATATCGCCATGATTTTTCAAGAGCCTATGACAGCGCTCAACCCTCTTTATACGATAGGTAATCAGATTGTTGAAGCGGTGATGTGTCATGAGCCATTACTTTCAACGCAGCAATGTCAAGAGCGTGCAATTAGCTTGCTCACTAAAACAGGCATCCCTTCTCCTGAAGAGCGTTTCTCGTATTACCCGCATCAATTGTCGGGTGGTCAGCGTCAAAGAGCCATGATCGCGATGGCGTTGGCATGTAAGCCTAGGTTGTTAATTGCTGATGAGCCAACAACAGCGCTAGATCCAGATTTACGCCTGCAGATTTTGGAGTTGCTAAAAAGTTTGCAAGAAGATGCTAAGAGTCATGGTGGTATGGCTGTGTTACTGATTACACATGACTTAAATATGGTGCGGCATTTTGCTTCTCGGGTAGGTGTCATGCACCAAGGTAAGTTACTTGAGTGTCAGTCAACTGAGGAAATTTTTACGCATCCAGAGCATGCCTATACCGAGAGTTTAGTGAACAGTAGTCCTGCTCGAAGTGTTGTGCCGGTCGTACCTATTGCACCTGTCTTATTAAAGGCTCAGGATATTTCCGTGGCATTTCCTAAAGCAGGGGGTTCTTGGGTTTCGGGAATTAAAAAATTTTTAAGGGGCTTACATGTTTCTGATTTATGGAAACGTGAGTATGACCCCATTGTTAAAAATGTTAGCTTGGAATTGCGCCAAGGTGAAACTTTGGGTGTGATTGGCGAGTCAGGTTCTGGTAAATCAACTTTAGCGATGGCTTTATTGGATCTCTTAGGCCAAACAGGTGCAAAAGTGTCCGGTAGTGTCGAGGTATTGGAGCATCCTTGGTTTGAGATGAGTAAGTCTCAGCAGCGTTCTTTGCGTTCGTCTTTTCAGGTCATTTTTCAGGATCCATTCGGATCCTTATCTCCTAGGATGACCGTTGGCCAGATTGTTGGGGAAGGTTTATCTTTACATCAGCCACACTTATCTTTAGATGCTAGAAAGCAGTTGGTTATTGATGCCTTGAAAGAGGTTGGGTTGGATCGAACCGCATATAGTCGTTATCCCCATGAGTTTTCTGGTGGGCAGCGTCAGCGAATAGCGATTGCTCGAGCTTTGGTTTTAAAACCTCAAGTTTTGGTGTTGGATGAGCCAACTTCAGCATTGGATGTCACGATTCAGAAGCAAATCTTGGCCTTATTGTCTGATTTGCAGAACAAATACAACATGGCTTATTTGTTAATTAGCCATGACTTAGAGGTTATTCATGCCATGGCGCACCGCATCATAACCTTAAAAAAAGGTAAACAAATCAAGCATCAAGAGCTCTAGCCTAAGAATTAGGCTGATAAATGGGTTCAGGGTATAATGGACGGATGACTAAGATTCGTCACCAGCTTCTCGCTTTGCTAGTTGCTTACTCAGCGCTTTATGGCTCCTACGCCATGGCGCAGTCTATTGCCGAGCCTGAAATAGCTACTGAAACAGTTGGTAGCAAATTTACTAGCGCAGCTAGTCAATTAGCTAATACTGTAACTAGCTCTGTAGTGGGCGGGACAGAGGGTCTCATTGATAATGCGATGCAGTTAATTGGCGTGCGTTATCGTTGGGGTGGTAATACACCTAAGAGTGGCTTGGATTGCAGTGGATTTGTGCGTTATGTATTTAACGATACTTTTGGCTTCTTGTTGCCACGTAAGTCTGCACAAATGAGTCAAGTAGGTTTAGAGGTTAACAAGGAACAATTAAAGCCTGGTGATTTGGTATTTTTTAATACGATGCGCCATGCTTTTTCTCACGTAGGTATTTACGTGGGCGATAACAAGTTTATCCATGCCCCATCTAGAGGTAAGTCGATTCGTGTTGATGATATGACTAAGGCTTACTGGGTAAAACGCTATGATGGCGCTCGTCGTTTGGATGGCTCAGATGCTATGACTGAAGAACAGCGTCAACAATTACTTTTGGATTACCAAGAGCGTATTGAGAAGAGCGGTCGCCTTTAAAAGATTTAAAGCAAAGACTTAAGAACACAAAAAGCCAGGTGATGCCTGGCTTTTTTATTTCATGCCGAGTCTGTACTTAATTTGACTCATTTGAGCCATCGCAGCTTCTTCACCAGCAAGAATGGCGGCATTCCGCGATTTGAAATCGGTACCTTTCATGGTGCCTAATTGCGGGCGGACTACTACTTGAGCATTTTCTAGTTCAAAGTGGTTAATGCTTTGACCCATGATAGAGGTGGTTTGTAATAAAACACCCAATGTGCCACTGGTATCTTGTGTGCTGGGTTCTGTTGAGATATTTACAGCAATAACAAAATCAGCCCCCATTTGTTTGGCATAACGGACTGGTACGGGCGATACCAAGCCACCATCGACATATTCACGGCCATTGATGACGCTTGGTTGGAAAACGCCTGGGACGCTGCAAGAGGCGCGTACAGCCTGACCCGTATCACCTCGTTGGAAGAGGATACCGGCACCTGTTTGTAAATCGGTTGCAACAATGCCAAGGGGTATGGGCATATTTTCAATACGTTGATTTTTAACAAGGCGATTAACAGTTGATTGCAATGCATCACCTTTGATCATTCCACCAAATTTCCCGGAAAAAGGTAGAGCCCAGTCAGTAATCGAGGCTTCATCCAAGGTGAGTGCCATGCGATTTAATTCGGTACCAGGATTACCTGATGCGTATAAGGCTGCTATGACGCTGCCCGCGCTCGTGCCAACCACTAGGTCAGGTTTAATGCCTTGAGCTTCAAGAGCCTTAATAACGCCAATGTGTGCAAATCCTCTGGCAGCCCCGCCACCAAGGGCTAAACCAATTTTTGGTTTTTTGCTGCCAAAGCTTGAGCAACCGCCTAAAAGTGATAGGCTTAATACACCGGTTCCCGCCATGGTTAAAAAACTTCTGCGGGAAGTGTGGTAATCTATTTGAGAATCGTTCTCATTAATATTGTTGTGAAGGTGTTTCTTTAGCATGCAGTCTATTAAAAAATCAAAAGTAATGGTTGTGGCAGCTTTTTCAATTATGAGCTGTTGTTTGTCTATGTCAGCATTATCTCAGTCTTCTCAAGTTTTGAATTTGTACTCTGCAAGGCATTACCAAACTGATGAAGCTTTATATGCAAACTTTACTAAGCAAACAGGTATCAAGATCAACCGTATTGAGGCTGATGACAATGCTCTTTTTGAGAGATTGCGTAGCGAAGGTAAGAGTAGTCCAGCGGATGTTATTTTGATGGTAGATGCCGCAAGATTGTGGCGCGCAGAAATTGAAGGCTTGTTTCAGCCTATTCAATCTAAGGTTCTAGAGACACGTATTCCTAAGAATTTGCGCTCAGGTGATGTGGGGCAAGGTAGCCAATGGTTTGGTTTCTCCACAAGAGCTCGGATGATTGTTTATAACAAAGCTGCTGTTAAACCTACTGATGTTGATACCTATGAAAAATTAGCGGATCCAGTCAATAAAGGAAGAGTTTGTACCCGTTCAGGCTCTCATCCCTATATGTTGTCTTTGATTGGGGCTATGGTTGAGCGAAGTGGTGAGGCTAAAGCAGAGGCTTGGGCTAAGGGTATGGTGGCCAACATGGCTAGAGCGCCTAAGGGTGGTGATACGGATCAGATTAAAGGTGTTGCTTCTGGTGAGTGCGGTGTCGCTTTGACGAATTCTTATTATTTAGCGCGCATCATGCGTTCTGATAAACCAGAAGATCGCCAAATTATTTCTAAGATAGGTTTTGTTTGGCCTAATCAGGCAGGATCTGGGACTCATATGAATGTGGCTGGTGGTGCGGTGGCGAAAAATGCCCCCAATAAGGCAGCCGCCATTAAGTTTTTAGAGTATTTAGCAAGTGATCAAGCGCAACAATATTTTGCGGATGGCAATAATGAATGGCCAGCTGTACCTTCTGTTAAGACTAATAATGAGGCTTTGAAGCAGTGGGGTAGCTTTAAGAAAGAGAATATTTCTATAGCTGCTATTGGTAAAAATCAAATTTATGCGCAAAAAATTCTCGATAGAGTTTCCTATCGCTAGAAAGAAAGCCTAGAATCTCAGGCTTAAATGAACGTATCGCCTGAGATTTCTCCTGCTATTAAAGATAACTGTTACCACTGTGGTGGCGAGTTACCTATTCATACGCCTTATAGCGCTGATCTAAAGGGTCAGCTTCGCTATTTTTGTTGTGCTGGTTGTTTGGCGATTGCGCAGACTATTCATGGTCAAGGGTTAGATGCCTTTTATGCGCGGCGAGTTCCTCTTGGCGGGAAGCCTGATAATCTTAAAGGGCTTAGCAGCGAGATTCCTGATCAGCTTTTAGCCTACGATGACCCGCTTTTGTTGGATCGGTTTACTAGACCTGTAGCTAATCGGGATCATCAAGCGAGATGCCTTGAAACAACTTTGCGGTTGGAAAAGATTCGGTGTGCGGCTTGTGTTTGGTTAAACGAGCAGCATCTAAAAAGAATCCCCGGTGTGACAGATGTTCAAATTAATTATGTGACGCAGCGTGCCACGGTTCAGTTTGACCCTGAAGTTGTTACGCTTTCTAAAATTTTGCATGCAGTAGAGCAGATTGGTTATGAAGCTTGGCCTTTTGAGCCATCCATGGCCGCTGATATTGCAAAGAAGGAACGACATCAGTTGTTGATGCGTTTGGGCGTTGCAATGCTAGGCATGATGCAAGTCATGATGTATGCATGGCCAACTTATACTGGCGCAGAAGACTTGTTGGTAGAGCACTCCTTATTGTTAGGCTGGACAAGTTGGGCGTTAACAGTACCTGTGGTTGTTTATTCTGCTGGTCCGATGTTTGTGGCAGCGTGGCATAGTATTCGATCGTTTAGGCAAACTGGTATGTTAGGCATGGATGTGCCTGTCACGCTGGCTGTGGCGCTTGCTTTTTTAGCTGGCACAATTAGTTTGGTAACAGGCCTGAGTCAAAGTTACTTTGATTCGATTACGATGTTTGTGGCATTTTTGTTAGGCGCTCGTTATTTAGAGTTATTGGCTAGACAAGATGCACAAGGTGGCGCTGAGGCGCTAGCTAAACAACTGCCCGCAACTTGTGAGCGTATTGAAGATTACCCAGGCAGCTTATCTAAGTCTATTCCGGTGATACGTTGTGCAGTGGGGGATGTTTTACGCATTTCTCCTGGAGAAATTATTCCAGTTGATGGTGAGTTGTTATCAGGGCAAGCAAGTCTTGATGAGTCTTTATTGACTGGTGAAAGCAGACCCGTTGCTAAAAAAGTTTCTGATGTCTTGTATGCCGGTAGTCACAATATTGTGAGTCCAATTCTGATGCGCGTGACAGCGATTGGTCAGGCGACAAGAATTGCAGGCATTGCCGCTTTATTAGATAAAGCACTTCACGCTAAACCTCAATTAGTAGGATTGGCTGAAAAATGGGCGGGTTATTTTGTAGTGTTTTTAATGAGCGCTGCTTTATTAACAGGAATTGCTTGGTTTTTTTTGGATGCTAGTAGAGCATGGGAGGTGGCGGTAGCCGTGTTGGTCGCCAGTTGTCCATGCGCTTTGTCTTTGGCCACTCCGGCAGCAATGGCGGCCGCGCAAGGTGCTGTAACAAGGTTAGGGTTGTTGGTGGTCAGAGGTCATGCCATGGAGGTGTTGGCTCAATCAACAGATTTGGTCTTAGATAAGACCGGCACCTTAACTATTGGAAGGCCAGAGTTAAAGGAAGTGTTGCACATCAGGGATGGTTTTACTAAGGAAGATGTTTTAGGTATTGCTTCTGCGATGGAGGTCGGGCAAAAACATCCCCTAGCGTTGGCTATTCTGGATGCGACTGAGCGCTTATCTATCAAGCCTTTTAATTTGCCGCAAGCACCTATCAGCGAATTGGGTAAGGGTTTAGAGTCTGGTGAATATCGCTTGGGTAGTTATCGTTGGGCGGGTGTTAGTGATGTAGCTGTTCCAAAAACTTACGAGCAAGCGAGCTTAGTTTATTTGAGTGATGCTAATGGATTATTGGCAGTGTTTGCGTTATCGGATCAGCCTCGCGATGGCGCCAAAGAATTTATTAGCGCAGCTAAGAAAAAAGGCATTCGCGTTCATTTGCTTTCTGGCGATGATGAGGCAACGGTAGCATGGTGGGCTCATTATTTTGGCATTAAAGATTTTGTTGGCGGGGCTTTGCCAGAGGATAAATATGCCTTTATTCAAAAACTACAGGTAGCAGGTAAAACTGTTTGGGCAGTAGGTGATGGCGTGAATGATGCGCCATTTTTGGCTAAGGCAGATATTTCAATTGCCGTAGGTGGTGGGGCGCCTTTAGCTCAAGCAGGAGCTGATGCTGTATTAACTTCTGAATCTTTAAAAACTTTGTCTCAAGCACTCGTTATTTCCACTAAAGCTCAAGTTATCATGCGGCAAAATTTAATTTGGGCGTTTATTTATAACGTGGTGGCTATTCCTGTTGCCATGATGGGGTTGGTAAACCCATGGATTGCCGGTATCGGCATGTCTTTATCTTCTCTGGCTGTTACTTTGAATGCTTGGCGCCTTCGGAAAGTTAGTTGATTAATCAGTAAAAGATGAGCGCTGGCTGAAATTAATGTTTTTTACTAATTAATATGAGGCAATCCTAGGCTAGACTGTTGGTATGGAAAGTCTTTATCTTTTAATACCAATGTCACTTGTTGTGGTGGCATTTATCGTTTTAATTCTTTATTGGTCCGTTAAAAGCGGTCAATTTGAGGATTTAGAGGGGCCCGGTCATGCCATTTTGATGGATGATGATGCGCCAGAGTCTAAATCCACCTCAGATTCAGTCAAAAAACAGTAATAAATCCAATAAAAACAAACTCTCCCGAAAAAACTTGACCTATGTCAAACCCATTTCATGATGGCAGTTTGATAATCGTGGTGGGATAAATCGGCCAAAAGGCTAGTAAGGGAGAAACCATGGGACTTACCGTGGGTAACAATGAAAACACCTTTAATTACAAGGTGGTTCGCCAATTTGCTTTAGTAACCGTGCTTTGGGGCATTGTGGGCATGTTGGTAGGTGTGATTTTGGCTGCGCAGTTAATTTGGCCTGATATCACATTTAATATTCCGTTTTTGAGCTATGGACGTTTGCGTCCGTTACACACGAATGCGGTTATTTTCGCGTTTGGTGGTAGTGCTCTATTTGCGACTTCCTACTACATTGTGCAGCGCACGTGTCAGGTGAGGTTGTTCTGCGATAAGCTAGCAGCTTTCACCTTTTGGGGCTGGCAGGCAGTCATTGTTGCTGCAGCTGTTACCTTGCCATTAG from Polynucleobacter sp. MWH-Spelu-300-X4 encodes the following:
- a CDS encoding ABC transporter ATP-binding protein, translating into MSRSLITIKNLTIRFGRKTVVNDFSLDIAEGERLAIVGESGSGKTLTGLSLIGLLPESAAVSGAIEMDGRQGVRNLLKLSPTELRSIRGKDIAMIFQEPMTALNPLYTIGNQIVEAVMCHEPLLSTQQCQERAISLLTKTGIPSPEERFSYYPHQLSGGQRQRAMIAMALACKPRLLIADEPTTALDPDLRLQILELLKSLQEDAKSHGGMAVLLITHDLNMVRHFASRVGVMHQGKLLECQSTEEIFTHPEHAYTESLVNSSPARSVVPVVPIAPVLLKAQDISVAFPKAGGSWVSGIKKFLRGLHVSDLWKREYDPIVKNVSLELRQGETLGVIGESGSGKSTLAMALLDLLGQTGAKVSGSVEVLEHPWFEMSKSQQRSLRSSFQVIFQDPFGSLSPRMTVGQIVGEGLSLHQPHLSLDARKQLVIDALKEVGLDRTAYSRYPHEFSGGQRQRIAIARALVLKPQVLVLDEPTSALDVTIQKQILALLSDLQNKYNMAYLLISHDLEVIHAMAHRIITLKKGKQIKHQEL
- a CDS encoding C40 family peptidase, yielding MTKIRHQLLALLVAYSALYGSYAMAQSIAEPEIATETVGSKFTSAASQLANTVTSSVVGGTEGLIDNAMQLIGVRYRWGGNTPKSGLDCSGFVRYVFNDTFGFLLPRKSAQMSQVGLEVNKEQLKPGDLVFFNTMRHAFSHVGIYVGDNKFIHAPSRGKSIRVDDMTKAYWVKRYDGARRLDGSDAMTEEQRQQLLLDYQERIEKSGRL
- a CDS encoding patatin-like phospholipase family protein, with translation MAGTGVLSLSLLGGCSSFGSKKPKIGLALGGGAARGFAHIGVIKALEAQGIKPDLVVGTSAGSVIAALYASGNPGTELNRMALTLDEASITDWALPFSGKFGGMIKGDALQSTVNRLVKNQRIENMPIPLGIVATDLQTGAGILFQRGDTGQAVRASCSVPGVFQPSVINGREYVDGGLVSPVPVRYAKQMGADFVIAVNISTEPSTQDTSGTLGVLLQTTSIMGQSINHFELENAQVVVRPQLGTMKGTDFKSRNAAILAGEEAAMAQMSQIKYRLGMK
- a CDS encoding extracellular solute-binding protein, whose translation is MSCCLSMSALSQSSQVLNLYSARHYQTDEALYANFTKQTGIKINRIEADDNALFERLRSEGKSSPADVILMVDAARLWRAEIEGLFQPIQSKVLETRIPKNLRSGDVGQGSQWFGFSTRARMIVYNKAAVKPTDVDTYEKLADPVNKGRVCTRSGSHPYMLSLIGAMVERSGEAKAEAWAKGMVANMARAPKGGDTDQIKGVASGECGVALTNSYYLARIMRSDKPEDRQIISKIGFVWPNQAGSGTHMNVAGGAVAKNAPNKAAAIKFLEYLASDQAQQYFADGNNEWPAVPSVKTNNEALKQWGSFKKENISIAAIGKNQIYAQKILDRVSYR
- a CDS encoding heavy metal translocating P-type ATPase, which encodes MNVSPEISPAIKDNCYHCGGELPIHTPYSADLKGQLRYFCCAGCLAIAQTIHGQGLDAFYARRVPLGGKPDNLKGLSSEIPDQLLAYDDPLLLDRFTRPVANRDHQARCLETTLRLEKIRCAACVWLNEQHLKRIPGVTDVQINYVTQRATVQFDPEVVTLSKILHAVEQIGYEAWPFEPSMAADIAKKERHQLLMRLGVAMLGMMQVMMYAWPTYTGAEDLLVEHSLLLGWTSWALTVPVVVYSAGPMFVAAWHSIRSFRQTGMLGMDVPVTLAVALAFLAGTISLVTGLSQSYFDSITMFVAFLLGARYLELLARQDAQGGAEALAKQLPATCERIEDYPGSLSKSIPVIRCAVGDVLRISPGEIIPVDGELLSGQASLDESLLTGESRPVAKKVSDVLYAGSHNIVSPILMRVTAIGQATRIAGIAALLDKALHAKPQLVGLAEKWAGYFVVFLMSAALLTGIAWFFLDASRAWEVAVAVLVASCPCALSLATPAAMAAAQGAVTRLGLLVVRGHAMEVLAQSTDLVLDKTGTLTIGRPELKEVLHIRDGFTKEDVLGIASAMEVGQKHPLALAILDATERLSIKPFNLPQAPISELGKGLESGEYRLGSYRWAGVSDVAVPKTYEQASLVYLSDANGLLAVFALSDQPRDGAKEFISAAKKKGIRVHLLSGDDEATVAWWAHYFGIKDFVGGALPEDKYAFIQKLQVAGKTVWAVGDGVNDAPFLAKADISIAVGGGAPLAQAGADAVLTSESLKTLSQALVISTKAQVIMRQNLIWAFIYNVVAIPVAMMGLVNPWIAGIGMSLSSLAVTLNAWRLRKVS
- the ccoS gene encoding cbb3-type cytochrome oxidase assembly protein CcoS, with amino-acid sequence MESLYLLIPMSLVVVAFIVLILYWSVKSGQFEDLEGPGHAILMDDDAPESKSTSDSVKKQ